AATACCACAGTTGATTGTGATTGAGCTGAATAGGGCCGCATTGGAAAGAATGAAGGGTCGATAATCCAACTTGTCCCGCTTTGGTATCGTTGGCACTGTTGTAAGACCAGTAGCCGTGGTTTCCTCTGGAGATGAATTTTGATTAGAATTTTCTGATTTCCTTGCCTGCACAGATCGGATCAATGCTCTCTGTACTTACTGCTCGCTCCATTTTCATGTGTTGACGAGACATCTGGCGTAGGGCTACCTGTGCGAGGAGGTCCCTGAGGCAAAACCTCAGCCTGACTTCTCCCAGACGCCATGTAGAGTGGACGGGGCCCAAAGGCTGGCTAATCGTGAGGCAAGTCCCTTTGCGGCAATCACACTCGAAGTGATTCTGGACTATCTAGCTCTCAATCTGGGAAAAGAGCCACATCTTATACTGCAGATGCGAATAGAGCGAGAAGAAGCCAGACCTTCTGATGTGGGTAGGGGGTGGAGGCGCAGCGAACGCGAACCACTTCGCCAGAATGAAGACATATGCAGGCTACAGCCTCATATGACAAATCCACCGAATTGACCTGGGAGTGAGATAGCATCCTGTGTGGTGGTTGGGTTTCGCGAGTCTCGAGGGCCAGGCGATCCATTTGATGCAACCAACTCACGTCAGCGTGCTGAAGTCTCGCGTTGTGGCTAGGGCTAGGCATGGCTTTCACATGTTCACATACGTCCGATTGGTGATGTATACAGAGACGTATTTGGAAGTCGGCAAGTACCCAATCAATCGATCTGAATATAGCGCTCAGCTAGATGTACTGTCGAACAAATGCATGCACCAATAGTAGCCTTATCTCTCTGCAATGATCGGCACACCCCAATGTCTGTGGATGAGTCGCCAGAAAATAGCAGAATGATAGCCTGGAGCCTTGTCCGCCTGAGCTAACTTTCGATCCAGCTGTTCAGACTCAGGATAATCGTGGCGATAAATGTATGAAGGTATGCTGCTGTCATAGTTCATGTCATTGAAAGACAGGCGTGATGGCTCTCAGGATGAAAATTCTAATTTTCTAGGGTCTATATTCAATGAGACCAAGTGACTGAAATCCTCTCTAAACCCCTTTGACTCCCTGCCGAAAATAAATTCAATAGTGGGATTGGCCCTAATCTTGAGTGGTCTTAGGATTCATCTCTGCAGGGAAACTTGCATATGGCTTCGGGCAGTTGCAAAATGCGATTCATCGCCCGTGATTGAAGGCCCAAGGCCCTGTGTCGGCTGTGAGCCTTGGATATTGCGATACTATCTGCAACATTCAACCACAGATGTCTGAAATGGAAAACCTAAACGATTCTGGTAACTCCAGCAATTCGTTGGAAGCCCAGAGTCCACGCCCGCGATAACAGGTTGTTAACTCAGAGCTCACAAAAAGAAAGCTTGAGATGATAACATGGCCTACTCGACGCTTAATGATTGAAGGTCAATCAAGCTAGGCCATATTGCGCTTCCATTCTGACGCTACGATGTCCGTGTGACGAATCTGATGTCTCCGTGATCCTCAAAGAGGCATTTGACTCTGCTGATCCCAACCCCGGGGCTCCTACCCCGTTGCGAATGTTGGCCAAGACTGCGGGCACGCCTCGTCTGAAGGCGACTTTCCGAGAAATTCTGTGGTCCGGTCGGTCTACGGCTGGCACTGGCACGACATCAACCTAGGCAAGTCTCTCCCATGAACACAAAATTGAAAATATCCAACTACCGATCGCCAAGATTCAGAATTCACCACGAAGTGACATTGAAGCAATTGACAGGTAGACCGAGCTTGCTATCACGGGAGCTCGACCAGTACAGGGAGAAAGTGATGAAGGTTGGCTGTCTATATGGAAATTAAGGGCAAAGTTCCCACAAACTATGGTTGGGCGAGCAAAATCCTATATGCGCGAACCTACGGACATTGATTAACGGACTTCACGTGGCGAGTGCAAGTTCATAAATAGTTAACACAATCACAGCATCGCCCAACAGTCAAAATAGACACAAGAAACATCTTAGTTAACAATTTGCTTGGTACGCATGAGGTCAGCAAGCTGTTCAAGTCTTGAGTAAAGTGTGCACAGCAGTTGTAGGTCCAAAAAAACTGCAGCCGAACCTTCCATCCTTGCCAAACTTTAACGGAGAATATGACAAACAGGAAAAATCACCGACGACAAACCAcagaatctaggcctctctACAAGGTTGTCGCGTGCAGAGTGAGCTGTCAGGCAGTCACGGCAAGTTAAGCGCAGCGTTGCGTCCGATTCAATCCCCGTGAGTATCACCTTGGCGCGCGCGGATAACTCAGTCTCGACCTGCGGCGCCAGGAACATCCATTTTTGGTGCTGTGCCTGTGAGAGGTAAATTCAAACGTCTAGGGGCCGGTTCGTCGGTTGGAAATAGAATGGACTGTTTGACATTGATGGTGGGTTGGGTGGAGATCCATCGTCTTAGCACCGACATTAAGTTCCAGATTGTGCCTGGCCGATCCGGGGTCCAATCGGTAGCGCATGAACGACAGCGGGAGAGTAACGATAGTGCCGAGTCATTGGTCATAAACAAAATACTGTTAATTGTCAGCCAAATACCAAGCTGTTGCGAAAACGAGGCCCCTTATTGGACCGAGATGAGTTCCGAATCAGGAGTCGCTAAGAAAACGTGTGCTGGCAAGGCTCTTTTTTGATGCCGGCCGGCGCGCCGGTGCCCCGGAATAGTTCACGTCAAGACTCAAGGCCCCTCCGGGTCCCACCCGGCCGCCAGTAGCGGCAGCGAATGATGAGATGACAGCCCCCAAAAAGCCATCTACTTGGTAAGCGACTTTATCTTAACACCCGTTTGCTAAGATGGGGAAACCTCATGACTATGGTGCAATTGGATGCTCAAAATAGTGTCTTCCTTGTCCTAATCCACTCGTAGTAGCGCGCGGTCACTTAGACTTGGAATAGAGATTGTGATCTGTACAGGACGAACCTTCTAAGCGAAGGTCATAATGGCCTCTTAATATGACTTTAGGAAAGATATAAAGAAGATTGAGATCTCATCTCATTGAAGAGAAATATTCTAGATCATCATCCGATCCACTAAACATCAAGCGCAAGCGCCATTCTTCTTTTCCATCTCACCTTTATCTTTTTCTTATTCCTTTCTCCCATTCCTTATCCCAGTCCTTCTCGACGAAGCTTTTCAAAATGACGACTAAGCAGGTTCtgtctcttcttcctcttctcttcAGCGCGGGCTGGTCATCCCCGGCGCCGTTCCCTCCTAAGGGAGGTTACCCCGGCGGTTTCCCGTCTCCAGATGGCAAGCCAGGCTTTGCGCCTTCCGGAGCCGTCCCGTCGTTTCCTCAGGAGTCTGGTGTCGCGACCCCGGTCAACAACGCCCTCAAGCCTGCCGCCAGCACGACCCCAGGCAAGGGGGGCAATAACACAGGCGGCGGCCCGACCCTCCCCGCCGGCTACGCAAAGATCGTCTTCGAGGACGACTTCTCGACGCAAAAGGCCGGCGCCCTACCCGACTCGTCAAAGTGGACCTTTGATGTCGGTACTGGCTACCCGGGTGGCGCCACCAACTGGGGCACGAATGAGATCCAGACCTATACCAAGGACACCAAGAACATTGCTATCTCGGAAAGCGGCACCCTAACCATCACGCCCATCAAGACCGGCGAGGCGTGGACCTCATCTCGTATCGAGACCAACGCCGCGTCGGACTTCACTTGCCCGGCTAAGAGCAAGCTGCGCATGGAGGCAAGCATCATGATTCCGGCTTCGAACCCGGCAACGCAGTCCGGCATCTGGCCCGCCTTCTGGTCCATGGGCTCCGCCTTCCGCACAAATGTTACCTCGTGGCCCAGCGTCGGCGAGATCGACATGCTCGAGGTCTCCAAGGGTGTCGGCACGGTGTTCCAGACGGCTCACTGCGGCGTTATCAACGGCGGCCCATGCAACGAGAAGACTGGTCTCAGCTCCAGCGCCGAGTTCCCGCGCGGCGAGTTTGTCAAGATTGCCTGTGAAGTTGATCGGTCTGCCGGCGGCGGTTTCGCCACTGAGAAGCTTGTGTGGTACCTCAACGACAAGGTGACCAAGACCATTACGGGCCAGGAGATTGGCGACGAGGCTGTTTGGAAGAACCTTGCTCAGACCCCCAAGATGATCCTGCTCAACGTCGCTATCGGTGGCGAGTTCCCTGATGCCAAGGCTGGTACCAAGACGCCCAATGCTCAGACTGTCGGCGGCAAGGATTCCCGTATGGAGGTCAAGTACGTTGCTGTCTACAGCACTTAGATACCTTATTTCTTGCCATCTACTGATGGCGCCTTTTCACTTCTCTTCACACTGGTCTTGCTCTGATCTAGACATCGGCGCTGACAGACATTTGCATGGCAACTTGGAGCGGCTTTGATATTGTTTGCTTAGTTTGTTGGAGTTTGCGAGCGAGTCTTGTTTTTGTATATTAGCATAAGTACGTACGCAAATGAAAGAACACTCAGACCACTACCTCTATCTTCTCTTCTCTCTATGAATCGGAACGACTTTATTTGGGCCAGATAGAGTGGCCACCTGCCCATGTTTACTCTTTCTATTTGACTTCAGTTTCAATTGCTGAACAGCCCCACCCTCAAGTGAAAGACGAAATACTTTGACCATTTCCTGAGAGCATACACAGTAATTGCAATATTCATCCGCATTTAAGCACCTGCCACTTTAAGCGGTACTCCAAGCCTGTGATCAACCAAGACATTGGGATTATTTTGAACAAGGAAAAGTCTTGTTGTATTGTGCCACTCGAAAAGGGCGTAAATCGCAGAATTACGCGGTATACTATGTACAAAGAACTTCTAATATGTACCGGAAAGATACGTCTCCTCTATAAACAACCATCTATCGCTTTCCTCACGGCGTCTAGATTCTGACCTAGTACACTCTAGTACTTGGCAGAGCGGCGGGCCTTGCGAGCACGGCGGCGCTTGCAGCCAGAGGGGCTGCTGGGAGCAggggcagcagcagcggagGTAgaggcagcggcggcggaagAGGTGGTAGCGGGGGCAGCAGCGGTGGGAGTGGCCGAGGCGGCAGCGGCGCTAGTGACGAGGGTAGTGGGGGCGGCAGCAGCGGGAGCCGAAGAAGAAGCGGCAGCGGCCGGGGCGGAGGCAGCGGGAGCGGAGGAAGCGGGGGCAGAGCCGGAAGAGCCACCACCCTCGTAGACAGCAGGGCCGGGGATGACGTAGCTTTGGTTTATTGTTAGTTTGTTGTTTTTACGTGCCTTCCCATTGATAGCGGGTGAAAATGGGTGTACTTACTTGGAGATGGTGTTGTAGATGTTGATCAACAGACCAGGGTCGGTGGCCTTGTAGGCACCGGGGAAGACAACACCCTCAGGCTTGGCCGTTCCAGATCCTTCTACCTTGAGTTGGTAGCAGCTAACGCCTTGATTAGCTTCCTGATCGTGTCTGTGATGGGTGGAAGTGGTTGAAAATACCTCATGTAGTACTGGGCACCGTTGGCGGAGCCAGCAGCGTGGAGAGCAACGGTTTCGGCACGGAGAAGGTAGTCACCAGGGGCGATGTCAGAGGGAATGACAACGTTCTGTTTGCCGCAGCCCTCGTTGATCAGGTCGTTACCCCAGGTGTTGTTGTTGGCGAAGTAGCCAGACTCGAAGATCTTGAAGAAAGAGCTGGAGCCATCGGCGGTGGCGGCGTCGGCGACGGAGCTCAGGTAGACCATGACGGGGCCGTGGTGGGCACCTCCAATAGCCTCCTCAGTGCAGGCACGGGTGTTGTGCTGGTGCATCTCGACGGTGATGGTGTCGCCGGCCTTGACGCCgcaggtggtggtggcggcaGCGGAGTTGGCGTTGCAGCGCATGTCGTTGGACGTGGGGTCCTGGACGGGAGAGTTGGAAGCCTGTGATTTCTTGTTAGTCTCTGATCATGTTACACTTGGAGCTGCTGTGTAAGTCGACGTACGGGCATGCGGACGCAGCTGGACTCCTGGTCAACACCGTTGACCCAGAGTTGCTGGAAGATGGCGTGGCCGGCAACCATGTTGGCCATGGAGGCGGTAAGGGCGAGAGCAGCGACAGACTTCATCTTGACGGTGATTTTGGTTTGGTTGTTGTTTTGAAAAAAGAAGGTGATTTTCCGGGCGTTAGAAGAAGTGCACACAAAGGTGAGAAGTGAGTGAAATGACGCCGGCGTCGGGCTGTAGAGAAGGACTGAAAGTAAAGAGTGGACAGATGAGTGACTGAAACTGTTGAAGAGACAAAAAAAAACTCTCTTCTCGAGAAACGAGGAGAGCGAGATGCTATATGTATGGCCTCTCTGGGTTCCTCGCATCACCCCCCTCCattcccctcccctcccgtcTTCAACCACCAACATCGTCCTcggtcttcctcctcctccccacCAACCGGACATGGTCAGGCCAGTTTAGAGCTGCCAAGCCTAAATTCTGGAAAGGGGGACCGCAATCCCGTCCCACTGGCCCACGACGCCGCCTCATCGGTTCAACTAACAACCAGGGATCTGATACTTCGAAGGGAAGCGTTTAATCTCTATACTGCAAGGGTTCGTCAGGAACTGAATGGGCACACAGGCTGCAGCACCGCTTTCCCGCCGTAAAGAAGCAGTCCCGGCCGGGCATGCTCATGGGTGTCACCGATCGTTCATTGGAGCAATAATCTTGAAAGGGGTTAACGTTGTGGGGATGCCCGCTGTTGTGTCTAAATTGCGGGATGTGTGCCTTGCAGCTTCGGCT
The window above is part of the Colletotrichum lupini chromosome 9, complete sequence genome. Proteins encoded here:
- a CDS encoding endo-1,3-beta-glucanase, which codes for MTTKQVLSLLPLLFSAGWSSPAPFPPKGGYPGGFPSPDGKPGFAPSGAVPSFPQESGVATPVNNALKPAASTTPGKGGNNTGGGPTLPAGYAKIVFEDDFSTQKAGALPDSSKWTFDVGTGYPGGATNWGTNEIQTYTKDTKNIAISESGTLTITPIKTGEAWTSSRIETNAASDFTCPAKSKLRMEASIMIPASNPATQSGIWPAFWSMGSAFRTNVTSWPSVGEIDMLEVSKGVGTVFQTAHCGVINGGPCNEKTGLSSSAEFPRGEFVKIACEVDRSAGGGFATEKLVWYLNDKVTKTITGQEIGDEAVWKNLAQTPKMILLNVAIGGEFPDAKAGTKTPNAQTVGGKDSRMEVKYVAVYST
- a CDS encoding glycosyl hydrolase family 61 → MKSVAALALTASMANMVAGHAIFQQLWVNGVDQESSCVRMPASNSPVQDPTSNDMRCNANSAAATTTCGVKAGDTITVEMHQHNTRACTEEAIGGAHHGPVMVYLSSVADAATADGSSSFFKIFESGYFANNNTWGNDLINEGCGKQNVVIPSDIAPGDYLLRAETVALHAAGSANGAQYYMSCYQLKVEGSGTAKPEGVVFPGAYKATDPGLLINIYNTISNYVIPGPAVYEGGGSSGSAPASSAPAASAPAAAASSSAPAAAAPTTLVTSAAAASATPTAAAPATTSSAAAASTSAAAAPAPSSPSGCKRRRARKARRSAKY